In Mycoplasmopsis arginini, one genomic interval encodes:
- a CDS encoding RNA-binding domain-containing protein: MNLGKENETLEFKKTTGELRDAMDDICAILNKHGKGVLYFGVKPNGDVCGQIVSDSSLDDVATHIKTAIKPMIYPSIKEEMLDGLSVIKVEFAGTERPYSSYGRYYKRVHDRAEGMTPDELKHMMLDTDYSSIWENNITTFEIEDVDSKALKSFYARAVNCGRLEPLEEYDEKELLRMLGLMVDDKLTNAGYFLFSSKEPTVLKMAVYATDQRINFLDINRVHDNIYNLIDIATVYINQHMNWRVEFDGKSTSRIEIPEVPVDAVREIVVNAFAHANYRSITEHEIDITPTMIDIYNPGEFPINYKPEDFAERRIQSMPRNRKILDVLYRSKNVEVQGSGIRKVLELCAANNVKYEYYNNEFGFRFSFYRNNVTLNVTKDVTSDVTKEIPKRVNELDSEVILLLKENPVYTREEIAQKVGKTARTVQRSLDRLKEAKKIVRIGNKVSGYWEVID, from the coding sequence ATGAATTTAGGAAAAGAAAACGAAACATTGGAATTTAAAAAAACAACAGGTGAACTTAGGGACGCAATGGATGATATTTGTGCCATTTTAAATAAGCATGGTAAAGGCGTTCTATATTTTGGAGTCAAACCAAATGGAGATGTATGTGGACAAATAGTAAGTGATAGTTCATTAGATGATGTAGCAACACATATTAAAACTGCAATTAAACCAATGATTTATCCTTCAATTAAAGAGGAGATGCTAGATGGCTTAAGTGTTATTAAAGTTGAGTTTGCTGGAACTGAAAGGCCATATTCATCTTATGGCAGATATTATAAGAGAGTTCATGATAGAGCTGAGGGCATGACACCTGATGAATTAAAACATATGATGCTTGATACAGATTATTCATCTATTTGGGAAAATAATATAACTACATTTGAGATTGAAGATGTAGATTCTAAAGCATTAAAGAGTTTTTATGCAAGAGCAGTCAATTGCGGAAGGTTAGAACCTCTCGAAGAATATGATGAAAAAGAGTTATTAAGAATGTTGGGATTGATGGTTGATGACAAGTTAACAAATGCTGGCTATTTCCTATTCTCATCAAAGGAACCAACTGTTTTAAAAATGGCTGTTTATGCTACAGACCAAAGAATAAATTTTTTAGATATTAATAGGGTTCATGATAATATTTATAATTTGATAGATATCGCAACAGTATATATTAATCAACATATGAACTGGAGAGTTGAATTTGATGGTAAAAGTACATCAAGAATCGAAATACCAGAAGTACCAGTTGATGCTGTAAGAGAAATTGTTGTCAATGCATTTGCTCATGCTAATTATCGTTCAATTACAGAACATGAAATTGATATAACTCCAACGATGATTGATATTTATAATCCTGGTGAGTTTCCAATTAATTATAAACCAGAAGATTTTGCTGAACGTAGAATTCAATCAATGCCTAGAAACAGGAAGATATTAGATGTTTTATATCGCTCTAAGAATGTTGAAGTTCAAGGAAGCGGAATAAGAAAAGTATTAGAACTATGTGCTGCCAATAATGTTAAATACGAATACTATAACAATGAATTTGGATTTAGATTTAGTTTCTATAGAAACAATGTCACTCTAAATGTCACCAAGGATGTCACTAGTGATGTCACTAAAGAAATTCCTAAAAGAGTCAATGAATTAGATAGTGAAGTTATACTCTTATTGAAAGAAAATCCGGTTTATACAAGAGAAGAAATAGCCCAAAAAGTTGGTAAGACGGCTAGAACAGTACAAAGATCATTAGATAGATTAAAAGAAGCTAAAAAAATTGTAAGAATTGGAAATAAAGTTTCAGGTTATTGGGAAGTTATAGATTAA